From Nocardioides daedukensis, the proteins below share one genomic window:
- a CDS encoding exodeoxyribonuclease III, producing MRIATWNVNSIRSRIDRVEAFLQRHDIDVLAVQETKAKVDQLPLMGLESMGYEVAATGFSQWNGVALISRVGIEDVQVGFSEMPGFGDPLVSEARAIGAVCGGVRIWSLYVPNGRKVDDPHYAYKLDWLGRLRTAAQQWRDEPTALVGDWNIAPLDEDVFDIAQFKNSTHVTVPERAAFNAFLEDGYADVVRPHISGDAGYTYWDYYRQRFERNRGMRIDFVIGSPAFSDRVTGAFIDRDERDPALGKANGLGSPSDHAPVIVNLSD from the coding sequence ATGCGCATCGCCACCTGGAATGTGAACTCCATTCGCTCCCGCATCGACCGCGTCGAGGCATTCCTGCAACGCCACGACATCGACGTACTCGCTGTCCAGGAGACCAAGGCCAAGGTGGACCAGCTGCCACTGATGGGCCTCGAGTCCATGGGCTACGAGGTCGCCGCGACCGGCTTCAGCCAGTGGAACGGTGTCGCGCTGATCAGCCGCGTCGGGATCGAGGACGTCCAGGTGGGCTTCTCCGAGATGCCGGGCTTCGGGGACCCGTTGGTGTCGGAGGCACGGGCGATCGGAGCCGTCTGCGGCGGCGTACGCATCTGGTCGCTCTATGTTCCGAACGGCCGCAAGGTCGACGACCCGCACTACGCCTACAAGCTCGACTGGCTGGGTCGACTGCGCACTGCCGCGCAACAGTGGCGCGACGAGCCGACGGCCCTGGTCGGCGACTGGAACATCGCGCCGCTGGACGAGGACGTCTTCGACATCGCCCAGTTCAAGAACTCCACGCACGTGACGGTGCCCGAGCGGGCTGCGTTCAACGCCTTCCTCGAGGACGGGTACGCCGATGTGGTGCGGCCGCACATCTCGGGCGACGCGGGCTACACCTACTGGGACTACTACCGCCAGCGGTTCGAGCGGAACCGCGGCATGCGCATCGACTTCGTGATCGGCTCACCGGCCTTCTCCGATCGGGTCACCGGAGCCTTCATCGACCGCGACGAGCGGGACCCCGCACTGGGCAAGGCCAACGGACTCGGCAGCCCGTCCGATCACGCTCCCGTCATCGTCAACCTGAGCGACTGA
- a CDS encoding glycoside hydrolase family 6 protein gives MRTDWRRRRPGLLLVVTSFLALALIVGTVLFLHARSQAPGQADNPFALRSVYVDPAAKVSVAAQGAAGNEGELLRRLAAVPTGIWLTPEEQPAGQVGSRVKGVAEAAHERKEVAVFVVYGITQRDCTAGESSGGLPAGEYAEWVREIASAAGPWTVAILEPDALASAQECDLVEQRVQALSEAVEELREADVTTYIDAGHSNWTEPVEMADLLDRVGVESVRGFATNTSAFGTNAEEVAYARQVASHLDGAHFVVDSSRNGAGGNGEWCNPQGRAVGTKPGYVDDGGLDAYLWIKPPGESDGECNGGPAAGAWSTDLALDLVRNAEW, from the coding sequence ATGCGAACTGACTGGCGCAGGCGTCGCCCCGGGCTCCTCCTGGTGGTGACGTCCTTCCTGGCCCTCGCGCTGATCGTGGGCACCGTCCTCTTCCTGCACGCCCGGTCGCAGGCCCCGGGCCAGGCCGACAACCCCTTCGCGCTGCGGTCGGTCTATGTCGACCCGGCCGCCAAGGTGTCAGTCGCCGCGCAGGGTGCCGCGGGCAACGAGGGGGAACTGCTGCGCAGGCTGGCAGCGGTGCCCACCGGCATCTGGTTGACCCCTGAGGAGCAGCCCGCCGGACAGGTCGGGAGCCGCGTGAAGGGGGTTGCGGAGGCCGCGCACGAGCGCAAGGAGGTCGCCGTGTTCGTGGTCTACGGGATCACCCAGCGCGACTGCACCGCGGGGGAGTCCTCGGGTGGGTTGCCCGCAGGGGAGTACGCCGAGTGGGTGCGGGAGATCGCTTCTGCGGCAGGACCCTGGACGGTGGCCATCCTCGAGCCGGACGCGCTGGCCTCGGCGCAGGAGTGCGATCTCGTCGAGCAACGTGTGCAGGCGCTCTCGGAGGCGGTCGAGGAACTGAGGGAGGCCGACGTCACGACGTACATCGATGCCGGGCACTCGAACTGGACGGAGCCGGTCGAGATGGCCGACCTTCTGGATCGTGTCGGCGTGGAGAGCGTGCGCGGCTTCGCCACGAACACGTCCGCGTTCGGCACCAACGCCGAAGAGGTGGCTTATGCGCGGCAGGTGGCCAGCCATCTCGATGGTGCGCACTTCGTCGTCGACAGCTCCCGCAACGGAGCCGGTGGCAACGGGGAGTGGTGCAATCCCCAGGGTCGGGCCGTGGGCACGAAGCCCGGCTACGTGGACGACGGTGGCCTGGATGCCTACCTGTGGATCAAGCCACCGGGCGAGAGCGACGGCGAGTGCAACGGGGGCCCTGCCGCCGGGGCCTGGTCGACCGATCTGGCCTTGGACCTGGTCCGGAATGCGGAGTGGTGA
- a CDS encoding HIT family protein yields MSDCVFCRIIAGELPSSVVHEDERTIAFMDINPASHGHALVIPKTHSRDLLEVGPDDLAACTSAAQMVATRAVERLGADGVNLLNCCGVDAWQTVFHFHIHVVPRYRDDPERDRLKLPWIPEAGDPESVAAAAAALRG; encoded by the coding sequence ATGTCGGACTGCGTCTTCTGCCGGATCATTGCTGGCGAGCTCCCCTCGAGTGTCGTCCACGAGGACGAGCGCACGATCGCGTTCATGGACATCAATCCGGCCAGTCACGGCCACGCGCTGGTGATCCCGAAGACCCACTCCCGCGACCTGCTCGAGGTCGGTCCGGACGACCTGGCCGCCTGCACCTCGGCCGCGCAGATGGTGGCAACGCGGGCCGTGGAGCGGCTCGGTGCCGACGGCGTCAACCTGCTCAACTGCTGTGGTGTCGACGCGTGGCAGACCGTCTTCCACTTCCACATCCACGTGGTGCCCCGCTATCGCGACGACCCCGAACGCGACCGGCTCAAGCTGCCCTGGATCCCCGAGGCGGGCGACCCCGAGTCCGTGGCCGCCGCAGCGGCTGCACTGCGCGGCTGA
- a CDS encoding PH domain-containing protein gives MTDPQVAGDERIALLREPAHQVSANQLKLWRTVELIEFVIGMAILVALWIFVPHPWWLLPLFVALVLGDLVLMLWIPGLKFRTHRWEVTSGAVYTQTGWLSTKQRIAPLSRVQTVDTRRGPLMRLFGLSAVTITTASSAGAIEIIGLDEDVATRVVAELTEITSADQGDAT, from the coding sequence ATGACTGACCCACAGGTGGCTGGCGACGAGCGGATTGCACTGCTTCGCGAGCCGGCCCACCAGGTCTCGGCGAACCAGCTCAAGCTGTGGCGCACCGTGGAGCTGATCGAGTTCGTCATCGGTATGGCGATCTTGGTGGCGCTCTGGATCTTCGTGCCACACCCGTGGTGGTTGCTGCCGCTCTTCGTGGCCCTCGTGCTCGGCGACCTCGTGCTGATGCTGTGGATCCCCGGGCTCAAGTTCCGCACCCACCGCTGGGAGGTGACCTCGGGGGCCGTCTACACCCAGACCGGATGGTTGAGCACGAAGCAGCGGATCGCACCGCTGTCCCGGGTGCAGACCGTGGACACCCGCCGCGGACCGCTGATGCGCCTCTTCGGGCTCTCCGCGGTCACCATCACCACGGCCTCCTCCGCCGGCGCCATCGAGATCATCGGGCTGGACGAGGACGTCGCCACCCGGGTCGTCGCCGAGCTCACCGAGATCACCTCCGCGGACCAGGGCGACGCGACGTGA
- a CDS encoding DNA recombination protein RmuC, whose protein sequence is MEILLLLIGLALGALVGALAAALWVRSHPSDPVVARESIAALERRVADDTVIKDGLDRLAEQMRDLEHNRATWQGQLRAQVDEVRHSAEGLRRETTSLSTALRKPQVRGRWGEMQLRRAVELAGLVDRCDFTEQHHTTYDDAVLRPDLVVHLSGGRNVVVDSKVPLDAFLDATGAEDPDEHRAHINRHARQVRSHVDALGGKRYWQALGSSPEFVVLFLPGESFLSAALDGDPNLLERAAERGVVLATPTTLIALLKTVAHGWTQERLAEQTTAIHDLARDLYTRLGTLGDHFDKVGRSLKASVEHYNRAVGSLESRVFVTARRLEDLGVNGQRIEAPTPVVETPRPLTSAELLDAVGQTRPDLDLLDPPRRNTSETG, encoded by the coding sequence ATGGAGATCCTGCTGCTTCTCATCGGTCTGGCCCTGGGGGCCCTGGTCGGCGCGCTCGCCGCGGCGCTGTGGGTCCGGAGCCATCCCAGCGATCCGGTCGTGGCGCGCGAGTCCATCGCCGCCCTGGAGCGCCGGGTCGCCGACGACACGGTGATCAAGGACGGCCTGGACAGGCTCGCCGAGCAGATGCGCGACCTCGAGCACAACCGCGCCACCTGGCAGGGGCAGTTGCGCGCGCAGGTCGACGAGGTCCGGCACTCCGCGGAGGGGCTGCGCCGCGAGACGACGTCGCTCTCCACTGCCCTGCGCAAGCCGCAGGTCCGCGGCCGTTGGGGTGAGATGCAGCTGCGTCGGGCCGTGGAGCTGGCCGGGCTGGTCGACCGGTGCGACTTCACCGAGCAGCACCACACGACGTACGACGACGCGGTGCTGCGCCCCGATCTCGTGGTGCACCTCTCCGGGGGCCGCAACGTGGTGGTGGACTCCAAGGTGCCGCTCGATGCCTTCCTCGACGCCACCGGTGCTGAGGACCCGGACGAGCATCGCGCCCACATCAACCGCCACGCCCGCCAGGTGCGCAGCCACGTGGACGCGTTGGGTGGCAAGCGCTACTGGCAGGCGCTGGGCAGCTCCCCCGAGTTCGTCGTGCTCTTCCTGCCCGGCGAGTCCTTCCTCTCGGCCGCCCTCGACGGCGACCCGAACCTGCTCGAGCGTGCCGCCGAGCGCGGTGTCGTGCTGGCCACTCCGACCACCTTGATCGCGCTGCTCAAGACAGTCGCCCACGGCTGGACCCAGGAGCGGCTGGCGGAGCAGACCACGGCGATCCACGACCTGGCCCGTGACCTCTACACCCGTCTGGGCACGCTGGGCGATCACTTCGACAAGGTCGGGCGCTCGCTAAAGGCCTCGGTGGAGCACTACAACCGCGCCGTCGGCTCGCTGGAGTCACGCGTGTTCGTCACCGCCCGTCGCCTCGAGGACCTGGGCGTCAACGGCCAGCGCATCGAGGCCCCCACACCGGTCGTGGAGACGCCCCGCCCACTGACCTCCGCCGAGCTGCTCGACGCGGTGGGCCAGACCCGGCCTGACTTGGACCTGCTCGATCCCCCACGCCGCAATACCTCCGAGACTGGCTAG
- a CDS encoding response regulator transcription factor, translated as MTATPATRMAVIIEDDADIRSLLDMVLTQSGFTTVMASNGADGVELVRKHKPLLTTLDVNMPGVDGFAAARLIREFSTGYLIMLSGLGDEIDVVAGLNAGADDYIVKPFRPRELRARIETLLRRPRVIEDHVAAMGAASAANPPLPPTTPPAPHAPDQTLGQPPVEPTPTPASTPSPATPTRASVAPVAPETSAGGSLHLNGLELNPESRTVLVDGRNVELTRSEFDLLESLFRSGRRVRSKADLVLVLRGESHVTSHYINDADKRGVEVHMANLRRKLGESATSPRWLETVRGVGYRTTAGTND; from the coding sequence ATGACAGCCACGCCCGCCACGCGCATGGCCGTCATCATCGAGGACGACGCGGACATCCGGAGCCTCCTGGACATGGTCCTCACCCAGTCCGGCTTCACCACCGTGATGGCCAGCAACGGCGCCGACGGGGTCGAGCTGGTCCGCAAGCACAAGCCGTTGTTGACGACGCTGGACGTGAACATGCCGGGCGTCGACGGGTTCGCCGCCGCCCGGTTGATCCGTGAGTTCAGCACCGGCTACCTGATCATGCTCTCCGGGCTCGGGGACGAGATCGACGTCGTGGCCGGGTTGAACGCGGGTGCCGACGACTACATCGTCAAGCCCTTCCGGCCGCGAGAGCTGCGCGCGCGGATCGAGACGCTGCTTCGTCGCCCCCGGGTGATCGAGGACCACGTCGCCGCCATGGGTGCCGCCTCCGCGGCGAACCCCCCGCTGCCTCCGACCACTCCGCCGGCCCCGCACGCGCCTGACCAAACCCTTGGGCAGCCTCCTGTCGAACCGACCCCGACCCCGGCTTCCACGCCCTCGCCCGCTACGCCTACGCGCGCGTCGGTCGCACCGGTCGCACCGGAAACGTCGGCGGGTGGCTCGCTGCACCTGAACGGCCTCGAGCTGAACCCCGAGAGCAGGACAGTGCTTGTCGACGGTCGCAACGTCGAGCTGACCCGGAGCGAGTTCGATCTGCTCGAGTCTCTCTTCCGCTCGGGTCGCAGGGTCCGGAGCAAGGCCGACCTGGTCCTCGTGCTGCGCGGCGAGTCGCACGTGACCTCGCACTACATCAATGACGCCGACAAGCGCGGCGTCGAGGTGCACATGGCCAACCTGCGCCGCAAGCTCGGCGAGAGCGCCACTTCTCCCCGATGGCTCGAGACGGTGCGTGGCGTCGGCTACCGCACCACCGCCGGAACCAACGACTGA
- the ychF gene encoding redox-regulated ATPase YchF: MALTIGIVGLPNAGKSTLFNALTKNDVLAANYPFATIEPNVGVVGVPDERLPQLAEIFGSEKILPATVEFVDIAGIVRGASQGEGLGNKFLSHIRESSAICQVTRVFRDEDVTHVDGEVNPDSDISTIQTELILADLETVDRAITRLEKESRKVKDLVANLEAAREAKAALEGGTPVIDTTIDRTLLRELSLLTAKPFIYVFNCDAEELADEELKNRMRKLIAPSEAIFLDAKFESELIELDDEEAVEFLAEAGVTEPGLEVLARVGFDTLGLQTYLTAGPKETRAWTIPKGATAPEAAGVIHTDFQKGFIKAEIVSFGDLRAAGTMAKAKEAGKVRMEGKDYVMADGDVVEFRFSN, translated from the coding sequence GTGGCACTCACCATCGGAATCGTGGGACTTCCCAATGCGGGCAAGTCGACGCTCTTCAACGCACTGACCAAGAACGACGTCCTCGCGGCGAACTATCCGTTCGCGACCATCGAGCCGAACGTCGGTGTCGTCGGTGTGCCCGACGAGCGGCTGCCGCAGCTGGCCGAGATCTTTGGCTCGGAGAAGATCCTCCCCGCGACCGTGGAGTTCGTCGACATCGCCGGGATCGTGCGGGGCGCCTCGCAGGGTGAGGGCCTGGGCAACAAGTTCCTCTCCCACATCCGCGAGTCCTCGGCGATCTGCCAGGTGACCCGGGTGTTCCGTGACGAGGACGTCACCCACGTCGACGGCGAGGTGAACCCCGACAGCGACATCTCCACCATCCAGACCGAGCTGATCCTGGCCGACCTGGAGACCGTGGACCGGGCGATCACGCGACTCGAGAAGGAGTCGCGCAAGGTCAAGGACCTGGTCGCCAACCTGGAGGCCGCCCGCGAGGCCAAGGCTGCTCTCGAGGGCGGCACCCCGGTCATCGACACCACGATCGACCGGACGTTGCTCCGTGAGCTCTCGCTGCTCACGGCCAAGCCGTTCATCTACGTCTTCAACTGCGACGCCGAGGAGCTCGCCGACGAAGAGCTCAAGAACCGGATGCGTAAGCTGATCGCCCCGTCGGAGGCGATCTTCCTGGACGCCAAGTTCGAGTCCGAGCTGATCGAGCTCGACGACGAAGAGGCTGTCGAGTTCCTCGCCGAGGCGGGCGTGACCGAGCCGGGACTGGAGGTGCTGGCCCGCGTCGGCTTCGACACCCTCGGCCTGCAGACCTACCTGACCGCCGGGCCCAAGGAGACGCGTGCCTGGACGATCCCGAAGGGCGCCACCGCACCCGAGGCTGCCGGCGTGATCCACACCGACTTCCAGAAGGGCTTCATCAAGGCCGAGATCGTCTCCTTCGGCGACCTCCGCGCCGCCGGCACGATGGCCAAGGCCAAGGAAGCCGGCAAGGTCCGCATGGAGGGCAAGGACTATGTGATGGCCGACGGCGACGTGGTCGAGTTCCGGTTCTCGAACTAA
- a CDS encoding DUF6542 domain-containing protein: MARARTLWEEGTEPGRPVAAMGVAIALSAVVVELVAHGRLGWFFDLVFVLTCCAMALRVRPSDFFLIGVLPPLLMLSVFWLLALASSATIADEVDGTIQAVITGLANHSGALISGYALCLGALAMRQQVYRKRRDARRTPRGRRPVPNL, from the coding sequence GTGGCTCGAGCACGCACCCTCTGGGAAGAGGGCACCGAACCCGGGCGGCCAGTCGCCGCCATGGGGGTGGCGATCGCGCTCTCCGCAGTCGTGGTCGAGCTCGTCGCCCACGGACGTCTCGGCTGGTTCTTCGACCTGGTCTTCGTCCTCACCTGCTGCGCCATGGCGCTGCGCGTGCGCCCGAGCGACTTCTTCCTGATCGGCGTGCTGCCACCCCTGCTGATGCTCAGCGTCTTCTGGTTGCTGGCCCTGGCTTCCTCCGCGACCATCGCCGACGAGGTCGACGGCACGATCCAGGCCGTGATCACCGGGCTCGCCAACCACTCCGGTGCGCTGATCAGCGGCTACGCACTGTGCTTGGGCGCACTCGCGATGCGCCAGCAGGTCTATCGCAAGCGTCGCGACGCCCGACGTACGCCGCGTGGCCGACGCCCGGTTCCGAACCTCTAG
- a CDS encoding glycosyltransferase, whose amino-acid sequence MSTPHLDDRLEVALGGYDDGLGVQQSTVGCVVPSYNEEATIASVLDSLLMQTRMPDVIHVVVNNTTDETVEIAGHYAGVQRRVKGGVEATTEIFIHDIGENPDKKVGALNYGYSLVEGCDYLLGVDGDTTADPHAIEHLVAEMESDDRIGGISAIYSIDDSDITGLIPSFLIAGQRAQFAAFNMQNMLRGRNMAVLGGQFSIFSTKALRRVMVDTNQRRPWVKDSEVEDSLLSLQIKSAGFLTKISAQARANVGGMTTLKSLDAQQVKWNYGAIELMWPGQRGDTKGQPFHPNLRLRWFEHLSMVTNIFTRVGFVLLLCASLTIDAFVFTAWWLIPPVVATFLNARVAHSMQDRNRKDYLFALTLVAAEVYMLVRMGHFLRSWFKFFSNQQSDNWAAQARAESGKGGHGYLIPAATVLVLMGGAFAGWSQLAINTQSDVLAVAWPVLGIVTIAQTAALMIKALRRYKGYKV is encoded by the coding sequence GTGAGCACTCCACATCTCGACGACCGCCTGGAAGTAGCCCTCGGCGGCTATGACGATGGCCTCGGCGTACAGCAGTCGACGGTCGGTTGTGTCGTCCCCTCGTACAACGAGGAGGCAACGATCGCCTCAGTCCTCGACTCGTTGCTGATGCAGACCCGGATGCCCGACGTGATCCACGTCGTGGTCAACAACACCACCGACGAGACGGTGGAGATCGCGGGCCACTACGCCGGAGTCCAGCGGCGGGTGAAGGGCGGTGTGGAGGCGACCACCGAGATCTTCATCCACGACATCGGGGAGAACCCCGACAAGAAGGTCGGTGCGCTCAACTACGGCTACTCCCTGGTGGAGGGCTGCGACTACCTGCTCGGCGTGGACGGTGACACGACCGCAGACCCGCACGCCATCGAACACCTCGTCGCGGAGATGGAGAGCGACGACCGGATCGGGGGCATCTCGGCGATCTACAGCATTGACGACTCCGACATCACGGGACTCATTCCCTCCTTCCTGATCGCCGGCCAGCGAGCACAGTTCGCGGCCTTCAACATGCAGAACATGCTGCGTGGGCGGAACATGGCTGTCCTGGGTGGGCAGTTCTCGATCTTCTCCACCAAGGCGCTGCGCAGGGTCATGGTCGACACCAACCAGCGCCGCCCCTGGGTCAAGGACAGCGAGGTCGAGGACTCACTGCTCTCCCTGCAGATCAAGAGTGCCGGCTTCCTGACCAAGATCAGCGCCCAGGCCAGGGCCAACGTCGGCGGGATGACCACCCTGAAGTCGCTGGACGCGCAGCAGGTCAAGTGGAACTACGGCGCCATCGAGCTGATGTGGCCGGGGCAGCGCGGCGACACGAAGGGGCAACCGTTCCATCCCAACCTGCGCCTGCGCTGGTTCGAGCACCTCTCGATGGTCACCAACATCTTCACCCGTGTCGGGTTCGTCCTGTTGCTCTGTGCCTCGCTGACCATCGACGCCTTCGTGTTCACCGCCTGGTGGCTGATCCCGCCGGTCGTCGCGACCTTCTTGAACGCTCGGGTCGCGCACTCGATGCAGGACCGCAACCGCAAGGACTACCTCTTCGCCCTGACCCTGGTCGCGGCCGAGGTCTACATGCTGGTCCGGATGGGCCACTTCCTGCGCTCGTGGTTCAAGTTCTTCTCCAACCAGCAGAGCGACAACTGGGCAGCCCAGGCTCGCGCGGAGAGTGGCAAGGGTGGTCACGGCTATCTGATCCCCGCCGCCACCGTGCTGGTCCTGATGGGCGGGGCCTTCGCGGGCTGGAGCCAGCTGGCCATCAACACCCAGTCCGACGTCCTTGCTGTCGCCTGGCCGGTGCTCGGCATCGTGACCATTGCCCAGACCGCTGCACTCATGATCAAGGCGCTCCGGCGCTACAAGGGATACAAGGTATGA
- a CDS encoding carboxypeptidase-like regulatory domain-containing protein, translating to MTRSSRMARLGAVLTLALLLPLLVVIGSAGSSSAADSGRVRGQITDTAGRGLSRMQVIWFNSSGKYLGKRNADANGVFAVSPLAPGRYSFQFVDRRPQYDKTRRPQKDVTVSVKANRTTQVRGRLPRGAMVYGVATAGGKRAASARIVAANQYGTSFEVKANNRGEFAIGGLPPANYSLFVWDAKKQWAGKSTYVKWVKSNTSRKANVKLTRKAGGLSVDLYPMSSFRGKRLWVTATNRSTGQWYTAAASSGVVSFAGLMPGSYKLTVPGAGDRIGRTGLVGTVRSGRVTFSSMSLTKRGAWITGTVVDSVEGHGVKGATVTVRDARGTVLGSARTNSKGAYKVGGSWTSQKSLTVTVTAAHGWLDCPDPDRGAVRYGSSSRTGISVVTGRGTSVATISMRRGSVSATKLCVEPKPTPVPTPKPTEPSVPAPGPAPTAAPTPTGTPTPTPTAPASPVAVPAG from the coding sequence ATGACCCGCTCCTCGCGGATGGCCCGGCTCGGTGCCGTCCTCACACTTGCCCTGCTGCTCCCGCTGTTGGTCGTCATCGGGTCGGCGGGGAGCTCGTCCGCCGCAGACTCCGGACGCGTCCGCGGTCAGATCACCGACACCGCAGGCCGGGGTCTCTCCCGGATGCAGGTGATCTGGTTCAACTCGTCGGGGAAGTACCTCGGCAAGCGGAACGCCGACGCCAACGGCGTCTTCGCCGTCTCGCCGCTCGCTCCGGGTCGCTACAGCTTCCAGTTCGTCGACCGCCGGCCGCAGTACGACAAGACCAGGCGTCCGCAGAAGGACGTCACCGTCTCGGTCAAGGCCAATCGCACCACCCAGGTCCGGGGGAGGCTGCCCAGGGGCGCCATGGTGTACGGCGTGGCCACGGCCGGTGGGAAGCGTGCGGCGTCCGCGCGGATCGTGGCCGCCAACCAGTACGGCACCTCCTTCGAGGTGAAGGCGAACAACCGGGGTGAGTTCGCCATCGGTGGTCTGCCCCCGGCGAACTACTCCCTGTTCGTGTGGGATGCGAAGAAGCAGTGGGCCGGCAAGAGCACCTACGTGAAGTGGGTGAAGTCCAACACCTCGCGCAAGGCCAACGTGAAGCTGACCAGGAAGGCTGGCGGGCTCTCTGTCGACCTCTACCCGATGAGCAGTTTCCGCGGGAAGAGGCTCTGGGTCACCGCGACGAACCGAAGCACCGGGCAGTGGTACACCGCCGCGGCGAGCAGCGGGGTCGTCAGCTTCGCCGGCCTGATGCCGGGGTCCTACAAGTTGACCGTGCCCGGGGCGGGCGACCGGATCGGTCGCACGGGGCTCGTCGGCACGGTCCGCTCCGGACGGGTCACCTTCTCGAGCATGAGCCTGACCAAGCGCGGCGCCTGGATCACAGGCACCGTGGTGGACTCGGTCGAGGGCCACGGCGTCAAGGGCGCCACGGTGACCGTGCGCGACGCGCGTGGGACCGTCCTCGGGTCCGCACGGACCAACTCCAAGGGCGCCTACAAGGTGGGTGGCTCGTGGACCAGCCAGAAGTCGTTGACCGTGACGGTCACGGCCGCACACGGCTGGCTCGATTGCCCTGACCCCGATCGAGGGGCCGTCCGCTACGGATCGTCGTCCCGCACGGGGATCTCCGTAGTGACCGGCAGGGGGACGAGCGTGGCGACGATCTCCATGCGCCGGGGGAGCGTGTCGGCGACCAAGTTGTGTGTCGAGCCCAAGCCCACACCTGTCCCGACCCCGAAACCAACTGAGCCGTCGGTTCCCGCACCGGGCCCGGCCCCGACTGCAGCTCCGACCCCGACCGGGACGCCCACACCTACGCCGACCGCGCCCGCGTCCCCGGTTGCGGTACCGGCCGGCTAG
- a CDS encoding PH domain-containing protein produces MSEPGGWQRLDAKVMVIGPIGAFRQFLFPAVIALIGVGTQQPRWALIAAPLIVLGSIVLGVIPWFTTRFRIADDQLVVTTGLVNKLRLTAPLDRIRSVDLEATVLHRLLKLEKVEVGTGVDDTMIELNALSVDQAAALRTRLLSGRTAPTDRHTAGEAPAETIGTARGVNDLVTFTPAWARFAPFSLGRLAIALGFLGATSQFAGEIRIELDGDVLERVLATSLTLIILGALAGGLVLWIVLSMVAYLIQWWDMRLFREDGNLRLTRGLFTTQSTTIEEVRVRGVRLRETALLRTVDGGELHALVTGLEDSVHAVLPQAPTPVVREIATDILGDETPVKVGLEMHGPSARRRAMVRNVLVLSPVIAPVVALVVLLDGPWWPVVAVAVAVVPVGCLLGRMEYAHLGHALTPDHLVAGSGITSRTRTILQRDGVIGWVVAQSFFQRRRGLATVVATTAAGAEQVVIRDIPLPAATAFVRAATPGIVEEFLAA; encoded by the coding sequence GTGAGCGAACCCGGCGGATGGCAGCGCCTGGACGCCAAGGTCATGGTGATCGGTCCGATCGGGGCGTTTCGCCAGTTCCTGTTCCCGGCAGTCATCGCGCTGATCGGTGTCGGCACCCAACAGCCCAGGTGGGCGTTGATCGCCGCGCCACTGATCGTGCTCGGCTCGATCGTCCTCGGCGTGATCCCTTGGTTCACCACCCGCTTCCGCATCGCAGACGACCAGCTCGTCGTCACCACCGGCCTGGTCAACAAGTTGCGGCTCACGGCGCCGCTCGACCGGATCCGCAGCGTCGACCTCGAGGCCACCGTCCTGCACCGGTTGCTGAAGCTGGAGAAGGTGGAGGTCGGCACCGGTGTCGACGACACGATGATCGAGCTGAACGCACTGTCGGTGGACCAAGCGGCCGCGCTGCGCACCCGACTCCTCTCCGGCCGGACCGCGCCGACCGATCGTCATACCGCCGGCGAAGCACCCGCCGAGACCATCGGGACCGCTCGCGGTGTCAACGACCTGGTCACGTTCACGCCCGCCTGGGCGCGCTTCGCGCCGTTCAGCCTGGGCCGGCTTGCGATCGCACTCGGCTTCCTGGGCGCGACCTCGCAGTTCGCCGGTGAGATCAGGATCGAGCTGGACGGTGACGTGCTCGAGCGGGTGCTCGCCACCTCGCTCACCCTGATCATCCTGGGCGCCCTCGCGGGCGGGCTGGTGTTGTGGATCGTGCTGTCGATGGTGGCCTATCTGATCCAGTGGTGGGACATGCGGCTCTTCCGCGAGGACGGCAACCTGCGCCTGACCCGCGGGCTGTTCACCACGCAATCAACCACGATCGAGGAGGTCAGGGTCCGCGGCGTACGGCTGCGCGAGACCGCCCTGCTCCGCACCGTCGACGGCGGTGAGCTGCATGCTCTCGTCACCGGCCTCGAGGACTCCGTGCACGCCGTGCTGCCGCAGGCGCCGACACCGGTGGTCCGCGAGATCGCGACGGACATCCTCGGGGACGAGACGCCCGTCAAGGTCGGACTCGAGATGCACGGTCCATCGGCCCGACGTCGAGCAATGGTCCGCAACGTCCTCGTCCTCTCACCGGTCATCGCGCCCGTCGTCGCACTGGTCGTCCTGCTTGACGGGCCCTGGTGGCCGGTCGTCGCGGTCGCGGTGGCCGTGGTCCCGGTCGGGTGCCTGCTCGGCCGGATGGAATATGCCCACCTCGGCCACGCCCTCACTCCCGACCACCTGGTCGCCGGTTCCGGGATCACCTCGCGCACGCGCACGATCCTCCAGCGTGACGGAGTGATCGGCTGGGTCGTCGCCCAGAGCTTCTTCCAGCGACGGCGGGGCCTGGCCACCGTGGTCGCCACCACGGCGGCGGGGGCCGAGCAGGTGGTCATCCGCGACATTCCCCTCCCTGCCGCGACCGCCTTCGTCCGGGCCGCCACGCCCGGCATCGTCGAGGAGTTCCTGGCCGCATAG